The following are encoded together in the Hyalangium minutum genome:
- a CDS encoding tolB protein precursor protein encodes MNRRSTAAALLLTLLPGMALAQVFVYPRRADRSQVTTFDFEWRHVDILVGPAAKGEAAPPEKADPLPPGVPGGAIPAAPTMPPEVSSSSRPIAEPPQETEQVTTTPPTSNEPLALAGGLDGGVPMDGGVASVEPTQPANAAMWAGGGADGGTPADGGVKYAKSLGESTGGVRFYFYERERQVAERAAPLIEDSYRYLVEQFKYVPTETFPYILYNSYQEFLQTNVFAVSEGTLGVTSTEDLKLSLPYLGDHRLFHEISTHELAHQFTIQKVRTIANTKKTFGDPLQNIPLWFIEGLAEFYAKNGLDPEAEMLVRDLMANPDVMKGYAFLDFFSPGPYGYLWIYKAGQARVTFLEEEYGKGFIQRVLDESPKLISGGKDSGSVKFEELLQRLTGDEPKKISARFENWMKRRAFKGYLSSEQAAPAFEEMEDRSGITTAMNSSPDGKVILYRTIIPDTGESRLYLVDPKAPSSAIKVANDGVPGAESLHPIFGRNFALTKDKFVFTAESNGRDVIYVQNYSYTSEQKTNDELVRRGAMRTGFQRQTSVSVDLDAGNRVAYRVGQHGLLGIPAVAFSPDGQWLAFIGINDAGIRDVYVLALKDGEDAKPRKLTDDLYAERQITWGPSGIIYTSDATSHRFYNLFRIKPDAPGQPERLTSQAQDQADPVALDDGRIFFVEWHHSSSDLHELKTDGSIVRRTDVTTGVFEPGPGPEGGLWMLFHQSGERRPSLLRASKMLSLATEAAPPAEPPTPLAFMPLTGAENYRPFARQNIEVGPIFGFAGAGSGGFYGQVFAMASDRMKNHAMLLNMAIYGSFKLTDGVLLYVNQEKRTVWGVGLFQSLRFRLDESFGSLGTTFFSGERYYGAIGSVRYPLSTFLYLQGELTAGGTSYFIDSYTAFRLENPTFNNSGQNLYRPWLDANDKSRFQTELTGQIGYNTIRYHYATGPLSGSSALLEAAVGAQPFNSEAYSNIRLDLERYFPIYGRSNIFIRAAGGSTFGGKYARSYFLSSFDTLRGVNFGDEEWLLGRNFAYSTLELQVPLNDIIRVAFLSDLEAIAGVDVGGVGNTTRRLWDRRTLDFAVGFNLSLGPLLMRLHFARPVDIGAPVGKPDDGWVTNFSIGIAGLNGFFDRKGEGDVRPSPGLPPGAGIGRIGMPMQ; translated from the coding sequence GTGAACCGACGCTCCACTGCTGCCGCCCTGCTGCTGACGCTGTTGCCCGGCATGGCGCTCGCCCAGGTCTTCGTCTATCCCCGCCGCGCTGACCGGAGCCAGGTCACCACCTTCGACTTCGAGTGGCGGCACGTCGATATCCTCGTGGGTCCCGCCGCCAAGGGCGAGGCCGCACCGCCCGAGAAGGCCGACCCGCTGCCCCCGGGCGTTCCCGGAGGCGCGATCCCAGCGGCGCCCACGATGCCACCGGAGGTCAGCTCTTCCTCCCGCCCGATCGCCGAGCCGCCCCAGGAGACGGAGCAAGTCACCACCACTCCGCCCACGAGCAACGAGCCACTGGCCCTGGCGGGAGGCCTGGACGGTGGTGTCCCGATGGATGGCGGCGTGGCGTCGGTCGAGCCGACCCAGCCCGCGAACGCGGCGATGTGGGCCGGCGGCGGCGCGGACGGCGGCACCCCGGCGGACGGCGGCGTGAAGTACGCCAAGTCGCTGGGAGAGAGCACGGGCGGCGTGCGCTTCTACTTCTACGAGCGCGAGCGCCAGGTGGCCGAGCGCGCCGCGCCGCTCATCGAGGACTCGTACCGGTACCTGGTGGAGCAGTTCAAGTACGTGCCCACCGAGACGTTCCCCTACATCCTCTACAACAGCTACCAGGAGTTCCTGCAGACCAACGTCTTCGCCGTGTCGGAGGGCACGCTCGGCGTCACCAGCACCGAGGACCTGAAGCTCTCGCTGCCGTACCTGGGAGACCACCGGCTCTTCCACGAGATCAGCACCCACGAGCTGGCGCACCAGTTCACCATCCAGAAGGTGCGCACCATCGCCAACACGAAGAAGACCTTTGGCGATCCGCTCCAGAACATCCCGCTGTGGTTCATCGAAGGCCTGGCCGAGTTCTACGCGAAGAACGGCCTGGATCCCGAGGCGGAGATGCTGGTGCGGGACTTGATGGCGAACCCGGACGTGATGAAGGGCTATGCCTTCCTCGACTTCTTCTCGCCTGGGCCGTACGGGTACCTGTGGATCTACAAGGCGGGCCAGGCGCGCGTGACGTTCCTGGAGGAGGAGTACGGCAAGGGCTTCATCCAGCGGGTGCTGGACGAGTCACCCAAGCTCATCTCCGGCGGGAAGGACTCGGGCTCGGTGAAGTTCGAGGAGCTGCTGCAGCGGCTCACGGGCGACGAGCCCAAGAAGATCTCCGCCCGCTTCGAGAACTGGATGAAGCGGCGCGCCTTCAAGGGCTACCTCAGCTCCGAGCAGGCGGCGCCCGCGTTCGAGGAGATGGAGGATCGCTCCGGCATCACCACCGCGATGAACAGCTCGCCGGACGGCAAGGTGATCCTGTACCGGACCATCATCCCGGACACGGGCGAGAGCCGGCTGTACCTGGTAGACCCGAAGGCGCCCTCCAGCGCCATCAAGGTGGCCAATGACGGAGTGCCGGGCGCCGAGTCCCTCCATCCCATCTTCGGGCGCAACTTCGCGCTGACGAAGGACAAGTTCGTCTTCACCGCGGAGTCCAACGGGCGCGACGTCATCTACGTGCAGAACTACTCGTACACCTCCGAGCAGAAGACGAACGACGAGCTGGTGCGCCGCGGCGCCATGCGCACGGGATTCCAGCGACAGACGAGCGTCTCAGTGGATCTGGATGCGGGCAACCGCGTGGCGTACCGCGTGGGCCAGCACGGGCTGCTCGGAATTCCCGCCGTGGCCTTCTCGCCGGACGGACAGTGGCTGGCGTTCATCGGCATCAACGACGCGGGCATCCGGGACGTGTACGTGCTCGCGCTGAAGGATGGTGAGGACGCCAAGCCCCGGAAGCTCACGGATGACCTGTACGCCGAGCGGCAGATCACCTGGGGCCCGAGCGGCATCATCTACACCTCGGACGCGACGTCGCACCGCTTCTACAACCTGTTCCGCATCAAGCCGGACGCGCCGGGACAGCCCGAGCGCCTCACCAGCCAGGCACAGGATCAGGCGGATCCGGTGGCCCTGGATGACGGCCGCATCTTCTTCGTGGAGTGGCACCACAGCAGCTCGGATCTGCACGAGCTGAAGACGGACGGCTCCATCGTGCGGCGCACGGATGTCACCACCGGCGTCTTCGAGCCGGGCCCAGGTCCCGAGGGTGGCCTGTGGATGCTGTTCCACCAGTCCGGTGAGCGTCGGCCGTCGCTGCTGCGCGCGTCGAAGATGCTGAGCCTGGCCACGGAGGCGGCACCTCCGGCCGAGCCGCCCACGCCGCTGGCCTTCATGCCGCTGACGGGGGCCGAGAACTACCGGCCCTTCGCCCGGCAGAACATCGAGGTGGGGCCCATCTTCGGCTTCGCTGGCGCAGGCAGTGGAGGCTTCTACGGCCAGGTGTTTGCCATGGCGAGCGACCGGATGAAGAACCACGCCATGCTGCTCAACATGGCCATCTACGGCTCGTTCAAGCTGACCGATGGCGTGCTGCTCTATGTGAACCAGGAGAAGCGCACGGTGTGGGGCGTGGGCCTCTTCCAGTCGCTGCGTTTCCGGTTGGATGAGAGCTTTGGATCGCTGGGCACCACGTTCTTCTCGGGCGAGCGGTACTACGGCGCCATCGGCAGCGTGCGCTACCCACTCAGCACCTTCCTCTACTTGCAAGGCGAGCTGACCGCGGGCGGCACCTCGTACTTCATCGACTCGTATACGGCCTTCCGCCTGGAGAACCCGACGTTCAATAACTCGGGCCAGAACCTGTACCGGCCCTGGCTGGATGCCAACGACAAGTCGCGCTTCCAGACGGAGCTGACGGGACAGATTGGCTACAACACCATCCGCTACCACTATGCGACGGGACCGCTGTCCGGGAGCTCGGCGCTGTTGGAGGCGGCCGTGGGCGCACAGCCGTTCAACAGCGAGGCCTACAGCAACATCCGGTTGGATCTGGAGCGCTATTTCCCCATCTACGGGCGTAGCAACATCTTCATCCGCGCCGCGGGCGGAAGCACGTTCGGTGGCAAGTATGCGCGCTCGTACTTCCTGTCGAGCTTCGACACGCTGCGCGGCGTGAACTTCGGAGACGAGGAGTGGCTGCTGGGCCGCAACTTCGCCTACTCCACGCTGGAATTGCAGGTGCCGCTCAACGACATCATCCGGGTCGCCTTCTTGAGCGACTTGGAGGCCATCGCTGGCGTGGACGTCGGCGGCGTGGGCAACACGACACGGCGGCTGTGGGATCGGCGCACGCTGGACTTCGCGGTGGGCTTCAACCTCTCACTCGGGCCTCTGCTGATGCGCCTGCACTTCGCGCGGCCGGTGGACATCGGCGCGCCGGTTGGCAAGCCGGATGACGGATGGGTGACGAACTTCTCGATCGGCATCGCTGGCCTCAACGGCTTCTTCGATCGGAAGGGAGAAGGCGACGTCCGGCCTTCACCCGGCCTCCCACCCGGAGCGGGCATCGGCCGCATCGGCATGCCTATGCAGTAG
- a CDS encoding DUF2892 domain-containing protein, translated as MESWNQTAADAVRSHAPKDVNQRIDERVERCVRHMAQQDRAEISRYLQKLEREWDIHRAVMVAGSAVAVLGLWLARRDGGHWRILGGIAAGLMLQHGLVGFGPLAELVRAVGGVRTRREIDLEKFALKALRGDFERIPRNDGGPLARANAALVAAQS; from the coding sequence ATGGAGTCCTGGAACCAGACAGCGGCCGACGCGGTGCGCTCGCACGCGCCCAAGGATGTCAACCAGCGCATCGACGAGCGGGTGGAGCGCTGCGTACGCCACATGGCCCAGCAGGATCGGGCGGAGATCTCCCGCTACCTCCAGAAGCTCGAGCGGGAGTGGGACATCCACCGGGCGGTGATGGTGGCGGGCTCGGCGGTCGCGGTGCTGGGACTGTGGCTGGCCCGGCGGGACGGCGGCCACTGGCGCATCCTGGGAGGCATCGCCGCAGGGCTGATGCTCCAGCATGGGCTTGTGGGCTTCGGGCCCCTGGCCGAGTTGGTGCGCGCCGTGGGTGGCGTGCGCACGCGCCGGGAGATCGACTTGGAGAAGTTCGCGCTCAAGGCACTGCGCGGCGACTTCGAGCGGATCCCCCGGAACGATGGGGGGCCCCTGGCTCGGGCCAACGCGGCGCTCGTGGCCGCGCAGTCCTGA
- a CDS encoding ELWxxDGT repeat protein, with translation MALASSSEPCGDTAKRLADIRPGPDGSDPQELVNSNRLLFFTADDGIHGRELWASSGTGGTGTFLVKDIRPGAEGSNLQDLTQVGDQVFFSADNGVNGQELWVSDGTAAGTHLVKDILPGGDSAIDPSPFRDERRFQEFDGVLYFGANDGVHGGELWRSDGTAGGTRMVEELNPGPESTFPRRFARTQQAFYFVGSQPRSVHVFRSMGKPGAVSVLERFEDNFIFNLTPVKSRIFFLVDNDEGEASLWKTDGTPASTRELRFFHGEYPHDFVALGNRLVFSAGGNFNGTDFGGEPEGEELWTSDGTVKGTRLIKDIRPGPESSAPEALAVLNGRVFFAADNGGGKGRELWVTDGTAGGTRLFKDLERGPGSSSPEGLTAIQGTLFFSAETGGRGRELWVSDGTTSGTERLKELNPGPASSSPSGFVRSGWDVFFTAEDSAGRELWALPFRPEDECDESSRHSQSERLP, from the coding sequence GTGGCACTCGCCAGCTCTTCGGAGCCCTGTGGCGACACCGCCAAGCGGCTGGCGGATATCCGTCCCGGCCCCGACGGCTCTGATCCGCAAGAACTGGTCAACAGTAACCGCCTCCTCTTCTTCACCGCGGATGACGGCATTCACGGACGCGAGCTGTGGGCCAGCAGCGGCACGGGCGGCACGGGCACCTTCCTGGTGAAGGATATCCGTCCCGGAGCGGAGGGCTCGAACCTGCAGGATCTCACGCAGGTGGGGGACCAGGTCTTCTTCTCGGCCGATAACGGCGTGAATGGGCAAGAGCTGTGGGTGAGCGACGGGACCGCCGCGGGCACCCATCTCGTGAAGGACATCCTCCCCGGGGGAGACAGCGCCATCGACCCCTCTCCTTTCCGGGACGAGCGCCGCTTCCAAGAGTTCGATGGGGTGCTCTACTTCGGCGCGAACGACGGTGTGCATGGAGGAGAGCTGTGGCGCAGTGATGGCACGGCGGGCGGCACGCGCATGGTGGAGGAGCTCAACCCGGGACCCGAGAGCACCTTCCCTCGCCGCTTCGCGCGGACGCAGCAAGCCTTCTACTTCGTGGGCAGCCAGCCCAGGAGCGTCCACGTGTTCCGCAGCATGGGCAAGCCGGGTGCTGTCTCCGTGCTAGAGCGCTTCGAGGACAACTTCATTTTCAATCTCACGCCGGTGAAGTCGCGCATCTTCTTCCTCGTGGACAACGACGAGGGCGAGGCCAGCCTGTGGAAGACGGACGGCACGCCGGCCAGCACGCGCGAGCTGCGCTTCTTCCATGGCGAGTACCCGCATGACTTCGTGGCGCTTGGAAACCGGCTCGTGTTCAGCGCGGGCGGGAACTTCAACGGCACGGACTTCGGTGGAGAGCCCGAGGGAGAGGAGCTGTGGACGAGCGACGGCACCGTGAAGGGGACGCGGCTGATCAAGGACATCCGTCCTGGCCCGGAGAGCTCCGCGCCCGAAGCGCTCGCGGTGCTGAACGGGCGCGTCTTCTTCGCTGCGGACAATGGCGGAGGCAAGGGTCGCGAGCTGTGGGTGACGGACGGCACTGCCGGGGGAACGCGCCTCTTCAAGGACCTGGAGCGTGGGCCGGGCTCGTCTTCACCCGAGGGACTCACTGCCATTCAAGGCACGCTCTTCTTCAGCGCGGAGACAGGGGGGCGAGGCCGCGAACTGTGGGTGAGCGATGGCACGACGTCAGGCACCGAGCGACTGAAGGAGTTGAACCCGGGGCCTGCCTCGTCCTCGCCGAGCGGCTTCGTGCGCTCGGGCTGGGATGTCTTCTTCACCGCGGAAGACAGCGCTGGCCGGGAGCTGTGGGCCTTGCCCTTCCGGCCTGAGGATGAATGCGATGAGTCGTCTCGCCACTCGCAGTCCGAGAGGCTCCCCTAG
- a CDS encoding methylated-DNA--[protein]-cysteine S-methyltransferase: MKIRMTDAMATKRLKTPIGELRLAANEEGLVAVLFPIDEQDLPVAQGTALARAHLADASTALQEYFAGKRMAFEGVKLAPSGTEFQQQVWQALSRIPFGQTVTYAHIASRIGRPTAVRAVGLANGQNPLPIIVPCHRVIGSNGALTGFGGGLPTKKWLLEFEGALTAGG; this comes from the coding sequence ATGAAGATCCGCATGACCGACGCGATGGCCACGAAGCGCCTGAAGACACCCATCGGAGAGCTGAGGCTCGCCGCGAACGAGGAGGGCCTCGTCGCCGTGCTGTTCCCCATTGACGAGCAGGATCTGCCGGTGGCACAGGGAACGGCGCTCGCCCGCGCTCACCTCGCGGACGCGAGCACAGCGCTCCAGGAGTACTTCGCCGGGAAACGGATGGCCTTCGAGGGCGTGAAGCTCGCCCCGAGCGGCACGGAGTTCCAGCAGCAGGTGTGGCAGGCCCTGAGCCGCATCCCCTTCGGCCAGACCGTCACCTATGCCCACATCGCGAGCCGCATCGGCCGGCCGACGGCTGTGCGCGCGGTGGGCCTCGCCAATGGCCAGAACCCTCTGCCGATCATCGTGCCATGCCATCGGGTGATCGGCTCCAACGGAGCGCTCACCGGCTTCGGCGGAGGGCTGCCCACGAAAAAGTGGCTGCTGGAGTTCGAAGGAGCCCTCACCGCTGGAGGGTGA
- a CDS encoding DNA-3-methyladenine glycosylase 2, which yields MAADDLLDQDLCYRALCGRDARFDGRFFVCVKTTRIYCRPVCPARTPKRENCFFVPSAAAAEALGYRSCLRCRPETAPGTPAWAGTEASVARALRMIEEGALDEGSVEQLAARVGIGARQLHRLFVKHLGASPQAVAGNRRLLLAKQLITETELPFSEIAAAAGFQSLRRFNDAVRTVYRRNPSELRRASKASGTPAAAAISLRLGYRPPFDWARVLAYLAGRAIPGVEQVDAETYRRTYRLGGSTGTIEVTHQPDRHALSVRIDGAGALPVRQIVARVRRLFDLDADPAAITAALGDDPIVGPRLAQARGLRVPGAFEPFELAIRAVLGQQVSVKGATTLAGRVVQRSGTPLPSPRNGLTHLFPSPEELARADLSGLGLTTGREQALKGLAAACASGACELKPSVSLEESVARLVTLPGIGEWTAHYVALRALGEPDAFPSADLGLRKVAGGGVPIAPRALERMAEAWRPWRGYAALLLWTEPMLERTSSSAA from the coding sequence ATGGCCGCTGACGACCTCCTTGACCAGGACCTCTGTTACCGCGCGCTCTGTGGGCGTGACGCTCGGTTCGACGGGCGCTTCTTTGTCTGCGTCAAGACCACGCGGATCTACTGCCGCCCGGTGTGCCCGGCCCGGACGCCAAAGCGGGAGAACTGCTTCTTCGTCCCAAGCGCCGCTGCAGCTGAGGCCCTCGGCTACCGCTCTTGCCTGCGCTGCCGCCCGGAGACGGCCCCTGGCACCCCCGCCTGGGCGGGAACCGAGGCCAGCGTGGCGCGGGCCCTGAGGATGATCGAAGAGGGAGCGCTCGACGAGGGCTCGGTCGAGCAGCTCGCCGCACGGGTGGGCATCGGCGCCCGGCAGCTCCACCGGCTGTTTGTGAAGCACCTGGGTGCGAGCCCCCAGGCGGTGGCGGGCAACCGGCGCCTGTTACTGGCCAAGCAGCTCATTACCGAGACAGAGCTACCCTTCAGCGAGATTGCGGCGGCTGCGGGTTTCCAGAGCCTCCGCCGCTTCAATGACGCCGTGCGGACCGTCTACCGCCGCAACCCCAGCGAGCTCCGCCGGGCTTCCAAGGCCAGCGGTACCCCAGCGGCTGCGGCCATCTCTTTGAGGCTCGGCTACCGTCCGCCCTTCGACTGGGCCCGAGTCCTTGCCTACCTAGCAGGGCGGGCGATTCCGGGCGTTGAGCAGGTGGACGCGGAGACGTACCGCCGGACCTACCGGCTCGGTGGCAGCACCGGCACGATCGAGGTCACCCATCAGCCGGATCGGCACGCGCTGTCAGTCCGGATCGACGGGGCCGGCGCGCTGCCCGTGCGGCAGATCGTGGCGCGTGTGCGCCGGCTGTTCGACCTGGACGCGGATCCGGCGGCAATCACAGCGGCGCTCGGAGACGATCCGATCGTCGGGCCTCGGCTTGCGCAGGCGCGAGGGCTGCGCGTCCCAGGAGCATTCGAGCCCTTCGAGCTGGCGATCCGGGCCGTGCTGGGCCAGCAGGTCTCCGTGAAGGGGGCCACGACGTTGGCGGGGCGCGTGGTCCAGCGCAGCGGCACGCCGCTCCCCTCGCCGAGGAACGGCCTCACCCATCTCTTCCCATCTCCCGAGGAACTGGCCCGCGCGGACCTGTCAGGGCTTGGGCTCACGACGGGGCGAGAGCAGGCCTTGAAGGGGCTGGCTGCGGCATGTGCTTCGGGAGCCTGCGAGCTGAAGCCAAGCGTAAGCCTGGAAGAGAGCGTCGCGAGGCTCGTGACACTGCCAGGAATTGGCGAGTGGACGGCTCACTACGTGGCCCTGCGCGCCCTGGGCGAACCGGATGCCTTTCCCTCGGCGGACCTCGGCCTGCGCAAGGTGGCGGGCGGTGGAGTGCCCATTGCACCTCGGGCGCTCGAACGGATGGCGGAGGCGTGGCGGCCCTGGCGCGGCTACGCGGCGCTGTTGCTGTGGACGGAGCCGATGCTCGAGCGGACCTCGAGCTCCGCAGCCTGA
- a CDS encoding aromatic ring-hydroxylating oxygenase subunit alpha, protein MEHAKQVELIHRVLEHLRTGTTHMVEEESRLPVAPYLQPERYEAERRLFRKLPLLVGHASQLAEPGDYLTHDATGTPLLLCRTASGELTCFLNVCRHRGTRLVREEQGRHKQAFVCPYHGWTYDSSGRLRGVPDEVGFPSRPSETVGLVRVPMVERLGLLWVTLEPGGPDVDSFLGPVLGELAGFGLERHVAHQIHRFEKRLNWKIAIEIFLEAYHLKYAHRESIYPIFFNNVGLVDRLPPHIRCIFPKRTIQELAGAPEQGWELRKHANVLFQLFPNVLLLIQPDHVSISTVHPLGPDRTEYRTFWLLPQRPETEKAARYWQKNMDILVGAVMEDMTMGESIQAGLSSGANEFMRLARFEQGLRYFRDELDAYLAQ, encoded by the coding sequence GTGGAGCACGCGAAGCAGGTTGAGCTGATCCACCGGGTGCTGGAGCACTTGCGCACGGGCACCACGCACATGGTGGAGGAGGAGTCGCGGCTGCCCGTTGCGCCGTACCTCCAGCCGGAGCGCTACGAGGCGGAGCGGCGGCTGTTTCGCAAGCTGCCGCTGCTCGTGGGCCACGCGTCCCAGCTGGCCGAGCCCGGCGACTACCTGACGCATGACGCGACGGGGACGCCGCTGCTGTTGTGCCGGACGGCCTCGGGCGAGCTGACGTGCTTCCTGAATGTCTGTCGCCACCGGGGCACGCGGCTGGTGCGGGAGGAGCAGGGGCGGCACAAGCAGGCCTTCGTGTGCCCGTACCATGGCTGGACTTATGACTCCTCCGGGCGGCTGCGCGGAGTTCCGGACGAAGTGGGGTTCCCGAGCCGGCCTTCGGAGACGGTGGGCCTGGTCCGGGTGCCGATGGTGGAGCGGCTGGGCTTGCTGTGGGTAACGCTGGAGCCCGGCGGGCCAGACGTGGACTCCTTCCTCGGCCCGGTGCTGGGCGAACTGGCGGGCTTCGGGCTGGAGCGGCACGTGGCGCACCAGATCCATCGCTTCGAGAAGCGGCTCAACTGGAAGATCGCGATCGAGATCTTCCTGGAGGCGTACCACCTCAAGTACGCGCATCGGGAGTCCATCTACCCGATCTTCTTCAACAACGTGGGGCTGGTGGATCGGCTGCCGCCGCACATCCGCTGCATCTTCCCCAAGCGGACCATCCAGGAGCTGGCGGGGGCGCCGGAGCAGGGGTGGGAGCTGCGCAAGCACGCCAACGTGCTGTTCCAGCTCTTCCCGAACGTGCTGCTGCTGATCCAGCCGGATCACGTGTCGATCAGCACGGTGCATCCGCTGGGGCCAGACCGGACGGAGTACCGGACGTTCTGGCTGCTGCCGCAGCGGCCGGAGACGGAGAAGGCGGCGCGCTACTGGCAGAAGAACATGGACATCCTGGTGGGCGCGGTGATGGAGGACATGACGATGGGCGAGTCCATCCAGGCCGGGCTGAGCTCGGGGGCGAACGAGTTCATGCGGCTTGCGCGCTTCGAGCAGGGGCTGCGCTATTTCCGGGATGAGCTGGACGCATACCTCGCCCAGTAG
- a CDS encoding MAPEG family protein produces the protein MANPLLGTALVAVPVTALYGALSSLLLLGLGLNVSRLRGKYNTFRGDGGHAELIGAIRAHGNSVEHVPLLLILLLAAELCGGSSTLLHIFGGALVVSRILHAVGLIKGSSAIQIPGALSTYALEAALPIYLLILRPWG, from the coding sequence ATGGCCAATCCGCTTTTGGGGACGGCGCTGGTGGCGGTCCCGGTGACAGCGCTCTACGGAGCCCTGAGCTCTCTGCTGCTCTTGGGGCTGGGGCTCAACGTGAGCCGGCTGCGCGGCAAGTACAACACGTTCCGAGGCGATGGGGGACATGCCGAGCTGATCGGCGCGATCCGTGCGCATGGCAACAGCGTGGAGCACGTGCCGCTGCTCCTCATCCTGCTGCTGGCGGCCGAGCTGTGTGGCGGCTCCTCGACACTGCTCCACATCTTTGGGGGCGCGCTGGTCGTGTCGCGCATCCTTCACGCGGTGGGGCTGATCAAGGGCTCATCCGCCATCCAGATTCCGGGCGCGCTGTCGACCTACGCCCTCGAGGCCGCGCTCCCGATCTACCTGCTGATCCTGCGGCCCTGGGGGTAA